One genomic segment of Flavobacteriaceae bacterium includes these proteins:
- a CDS encoding 5-(carboxyamino)imidazole ribonucleotide synthase — protein sequence MKDYFSSHFKLGVLGGGQLGKMLLRETQKWDIYTVVLDASNEAPCAEICNEFHQGDLLDFDTVYRFGKQVDLLTIEIENVHIDALDKLESEGLTIYPKPKNIRIIQDKIKQKLFYTDHQIPTTAFYRFVSREEVKHAYLNSSLTLPFVWKAARFGYDGNGVKVIRNHADLERLPNVACIAEELVPFKNELAVIIARNLNGETKTYPVVEMEFHPEANQVEYVICPARIDATIAKEAQKIALKVADAFDFVGLLAVEMFQTHENKIVVNEVAPRTHNSGHYSIEAGYTSQFEQHLRSILNLPLGNTASKVAGVMVNLVGEEGYTGEVIYENIETILAMEGVTPHIYGKKITKPFRKMGHVTTVNEDVNEARKIAQQVKETVRVISK from the coding sequence TTGAAAGATTATTTTTCTTCCCATTTTAAATTAGGCGTTTTAGGAGGAGGGCAGTTAGGTAAAATGTTATTGCGGGAAACTCAAAAATGGGATATCTATACTGTTGTTTTAGATGCTTCAAATGAGGCTCCCTGTGCAGAAATTTGTAATGAATTTCATCAAGGCGATTTGTTGGATTTCGACACTGTTTATCGTTTTGGAAAACAAGTAGATCTGTTGACCATTGAAATTGAGAATGTCCATATTGATGCACTTGACAAATTGGAATCAGAAGGGTTGACTATTTATCCAAAACCAAAAAATATCAGAATTATCCAAGATAAAATAAAACAAAAATTATTTTACACGGATCATCAAATCCCTACAACTGCATTTTATCGTTTTGTTTCCCGAGAAGAAGTAAAACACGCATACCTAAACAGTTCTCTTACATTGCCTTTCGTATGGAAGGCAGCACGTTTTGGATACGATGGAAACGGAGTAAAAGTGATTCGCAATCATGCTGATTTGGAACGTTTGCCAAATGTGGCATGTATTGCAGAAGAATTGGTTCCGTTTAAAAATGAATTGGCTGTTATCATAGCAAGAAATTTGAATGGTGAAACAAAAACATATCCTGTGGTGGAAATGGAATTTCATCCGGAAGCAAACCAGGTAGAATATGTTATTTGTCCGGCAAGGATTGATGCTACCATTGCAAAAGAAGCCCAGAAAATAGCATTGAAAGTTGCAGATGCTTTTGATTTTGTTGGTTTATTGGCCGTAGAGATGTTCCAAACTCACGAAAATAAAATAGTTGTCAACGAAGTTGCTCCAAGGACACATAATTCCGGACATTATAGTATAGAAGCCGGTTATACCAGCCAATTTGAACAGCACTTACGCAGTATTTTGAATTTGCCTTTGGGGAATACTGCCAGTAAAGTAGCCGGAGTTATGGTAAATTTGGTAGGTGAAGAAGGATATACGGGAGAAGTCATTTATGAAAATATAGAAACCATTTTAGCTATGGAAGGAGTTACTCCGCATATTTACGGAAAAAAAATCACAAAACCTTTTCGTAAAATGGGACATGTTACTACTGTAAATGAAGATGTAAACGAAGCCAGAAAAATTGCTCAACAAGTTAAAGAAACCGTACGGGTAATAAGTAAATAA
- a CDS encoding helix-turn-helix domain-containing protein: MSTIFGNRLKTLREKQKIPQRQLASVLEIDTATYCKIEKGDRRAKRKQVATLAELLQTDTKELLRLWSADKVYDLIADEDEATQILNVVAENITYYKRQKTKA, from the coding sequence ATGTCAACAATATTTGGTAACAGACTCAAAACCCTTCGGGAGAAACAAAAAATCCCTCAAAGACAGTTGGCTTCCGTATTGGAAATCGACACAGCGACCTATTGCAAAATCGAGAAAGGCGACAGACGAGCAAAACGTAAACAAGTAGCAACTCTTGCGGAGTTATTGCAGACAGACACCAAAGAACTTTTACGATTGTGGTCGGCAGACAAAGTTTATGACCTAATTGCTGACGAAGATGAAGCAACACAAATCTTAAATGTAGTTGCCGAAAATATTACATATTACAAACGCCAAAAAACAAAAGCATGA
- a CDS encoding sensor histidine kinase, with amino-acid sequence MSVFENTIVLKRIAIAISVVIVSLILWNTFIFFQKFKTEERLKMEIIAIAQKQLNNLDLEADAELSFAIISSNNNIPMILVDQDGNILKGEEGYRNLDSIKAKKPNYLKRQLEIMKRENTPIEISYKGKSKQYIYYRNSDLLNRLSYYPLALILIIVLFLTVIYMFFNTSKVSEQNKLWTGMAKETAHQIGTPLSSLLGWIAILKQKHTHDEYIEEIEKDVERLNTIANRFSKIGSVPELKQVDIVAVTKTSFDYLERRSSKQIAFHFINKINGNTYMHVNTELFSWVIENLIKNSVDAMKGKGVLTLQTESSDKKVKITVSDTGKGIPRSLYKKIFKPGFTTKKRGWGLGLSLSKRIIEDYHKGKIFVLKSETSKGTSIQIQLYKVF; translated from the coding sequence ATGTCTGTATTTGAAAATACTATTGTTTTAAAACGAATTGCCATTGCAATTTCGGTTGTCATCGTTTCTTTAATTCTCTGGAATACATTTATATTTTTCCAAAAATTTAAGACGGAAGAACGTCTTAAGATGGAAATTATAGCCATTGCTCAGAAGCAGTTAAATAATTTGGATTTGGAAGCGGATGCCGAATTGTCTTTTGCCATTATTTCAAGTAATAATAATATTCCCATGATTTTAGTTGATCAAGACGGAAATATTTTAAAGGGTGAAGAGGGGTATCGGAATTTAGATTCCATAAAAGCAAAAAAGCCCAATTATTTAAAGCGGCAATTAGAGATTATGAAAAGAGAAAATACCCCTATAGAAATCAGTTATAAAGGAAAAAGCAAGCAATATATTTATTATCGAAATTCGGATTTATTAAACAGGTTAAGCTATTATCCGCTGGCACTCATTTTGATTATTGTGTTATTCCTGACGGTTATTTATATGTTCTTCAACACCAGTAAAGTTTCCGAACAGAATAAGTTATGGACGGGAATGGCAAAGGAAACAGCACATCAGATAGGTACACCTTTATCTTCTTTGCTGGGGTGGATTGCTATCTTAAAACAAAAACATACACATGATGAGTATATAGAAGAAATAGAAAAAGATGTTGAAAGGCTAAATACCATTGCAAATCGATTTTCTAAGATTGGGTCTGTACCGGAGTTAAAACAGGTAGATATCGTTGCTGTTACCAAAACATCTTTTGATTATCTGGAAAGACGGAGCTCTAAACAAATTGCATTTCATTTTATAAATAAAATTAATGGTAATACTTATATGCATGTAAACACCGAATTATTTAGTTGGGTAATAGAAAACCTGATAAAGAATTCAGTAGACGCTATGAAAGGAAAAGGAGTATTAACATTACAAACGGAATCATCTGACAAAAAAGTAAAAATTACGGTTTCAGACACAGGGAAAGGAATACCCAGATCGTTATATAAGAAAATTTTTAAACCCGGGTTTACTACCAAAAAACGGGGTTGGGGTCTGGGATTATCACTGTCCAAACGAATTATAGAAGATTACCATAAAGGAAAAATCTTTGTACTAAAATCCGAAACAAGTAAAGGAACGAGTATTCAAATTCAACTATACAAAGTTTTCTGA
- a CDS encoding DUF3127 domain-containing protein produces the protein MEVIGKIKLIGETQTFGNNGFRKRELVVTTDEQYPQMILIEFIQDKVELLNNYTAGQDVKVSINLRGREWINPEGEAKYFNSVQGWRIESLTQPTPAQQLPPTEQFEPAPDLTSEEPDDLPF, from the coding sequence ATGGAAGTTATAGGTAAAATTAAGCTAATTGGCGAAACCCAGACTTTTGGAAATAACGGTTTTAGAAAAAGAGAATTGGTAGTTACTACTGACGAGCAGTATCCTCAAATGATCCTTATTGAGTTCATTCAGGATAAAGTAGAACTTTTAAATAATTATACTGCAGGGCAGGATGTAAAAGTTTCTATCAATCTAAGAGGTAGAGAGTGGATTAATCCGGAAGGAGAAGCAAAATATTTTAATTCTGTTCAGGGCTGGCGAATTGAAAGTTTAACCCAACCGACACCTGCCCAGCAATTGCCTCCTACAGAGCAATTTGAACCGGCTCCTGATTTAACAAGCGAAGAACCGGATGATTTGCCATTTTAA
- a CDS encoding Dam family site-specific DNA-(adenine-N6)-methyltransferase yields MKPLVKYRGGKSKEIPYIEKHIPDFNGRYIAPFFGGGALFFHLGPKKAIINDINSKLMDFYKDVKSDFKTLKKELFEIEKTYKTNRKKFEELKAKTPTERVPDENETLYYQIRDMFNDLVEKKYSDALLYFFINKTAYSGMVRYNSKGEFNVPYGRYKNLNTSLVTKNHNQLLANTEIYNFDYKAIFEMAREDDFMFLDPPYDCVFSDYGNIEYKDGFNEKNHTELANAYKELNCKALMVIGRTPLTEKLYGDMIVDEYGKSYAVNIKNIFKAEASHILISNYGNEALKREPKLILEEESASYGQN; encoded by the coding sequence ATGAAGCCACTAGTCAAATACAGAGGCGGAAAATCAAAAGAAATCCCATACATAGAAAAACATATTCCTGATTTCAATGGCAGATATATTGCGCCATTTTTTGGTGGTGGAGCCTTATTTTTTCACTTAGGACCCAAGAAGGCAATCATCAATGATATCAATTCCAAACTGATGGATTTTTATAAAGACGTGAAATCAGACTTTAAAACATTAAAAAAAGAACTTTTTGAAATTGAAAAAACTTACAAAACCAACCGTAAAAAATTTGAAGAACTAAAAGCCAAAACACCAACTGAAAGAGTTCCTGACGAAAACGAAACACTTTACTACCAAATTAGAGATATGTTTAATGATTTGGTTGAAAAAAAATACTCTGATGCTCTATTATATTTCTTTATTAACAAAACTGCGTATTCGGGAATGGTACGCTACAATTCCAAAGGTGAGTTCAATGTACCTTATGGACGTTATAAAAATTTGAATACATCATTAGTAACAAAAAACCACAATCAATTACTCGCCAATACGGAAATATATAACTTTGACTATAAAGCCATTTTTGAAATGGCAAGAGAAGATGATTTTATGTTTTTAGACCCGCCTTATGACTGTGTATTTTCGGACTATGGAAATATAGAATACAAAGATGGTTTCAACGAAAAAAACCACACCGAATTAGCCAATGCTTACAAAGAATTAAACTGCAAAGCATTAATGGTTATTGGACGAACACCGCTAACCGAAAAATTATACGGAGATATGATTGTGGACGAATATGGAAAATCATATGCTGTAAACATTAAGAATATATTTAAAGCAGAAGCAAGTCATATACTTATTTCCAACTATGGCAATGAAGCATTAAAACGAGAACCCAAACTAATATTAGAAGAAGAATCAGCTTCTTATGGCCAGAATTGA
- a CDS encoding flavin reductase family protein translates to MLSIDSKEIATGKLHSYLLDAVAPRPIALASTISENESPNLSPFSFFNVFSSNPPLLVFSPARRVRDNTTKHTLENAEKTKEVVVNVVTYDMVQQVSLSSTEYAKGVNEFIKAGFTMLPSDLIKPFRVAESPVQFECKVNDIIYTGTEGGAGNLIVCEILKIHISETVLDENNTIDQYKIDLVGRAGGNFYTRAKDGFFEIPKPVATLGVGVDMIPETIRNSSVLTGNNLGVLGNVPSIPTQVDVDNFTKEHPEFIGLEELKKHTFAQAYLNKNDVESAWKVLLIK, encoded by the coding sequence ATGCTCTCTATAGATTCAAAAGAAATTGCAACCGGTAAGTTACACAGCTATTTATTAGATGCCGTAGCACCACGACCCATTGCGCTTGCCAGTACAATTAGCGAAAACGAATCGCCTAATTTGTCTCCGTTTAGCTTCTTTAATGTTTTTAGTTCCAATCCTCCGTTGTTGGTATTTTCTCCGGCCAGGAGAGTGCGGGATAATACCACGAAACACACTCTGGAAAATGCGGAGAAAACAAAAGAAGTGGTGGTGAATGTTGTTACTTATGATATGGTACAGCAAGTATCTTTAAGTAGTACCGAGTATGCCAAAGGTGTAAATGAGTTTATAAAAGCAGGGTTCACAATGTTACCCTCAGATCTTATCAAACCTTTTAGAGTAGCGGAATCTCCCGTACAATTTGAATGTAAGGTTAACGATATTATATACACGGGAACAGAAGGTGGTGCGGGAAATTTAATAGTTTGTGAAATTTTAAAAATTCATATCTCTGAAACCGTATTAGACGAAAATAACACTATAGATCAATATAAAATTGATTTGGTTGGAAGAGCAGGCGGAAATTTTTATACCAGAGCAAAAGATGGGTTTTTTGAAATCCCAAAACCTGTTGCCACACTTGGGGTAGGAGTGGATATGATCCCGGAAACGATACGAAATAGCAGTGTGTTAACAGGAAATAATTTAGGAGTATTGGGGAATGTGCCATCGATCCCAACACAGGTAGATGTTGATAACTTTACTAAAGAACATCCGGAGTTTATAGGGCTGGAAGAATTAAAAAAACATACATTTGCACAAGCGTATTTAAATAAAAATGATGTAGAAAGTGCCTGGAAAGTACTTTTAATAAAATAA
- a CDS encoding DUF1456 family protein — protein MGLTNNDILKKLRVAHKLRDEDIVSICALVDFKVSKSELGAFFRNKNHPKYMECGDQILRNFLNGLIVHLRGPMPKKDS, from the coding sequence ATGGGATTAACAAATAACGATATTTTAAAAAAACTAAGAGTTGCGCATAAATTACGTGATGAAGATATTGTAAGCATTTGCGCTTTGGTAGATTTTAAGGTTTCGAAATCAGAACTAGGGGCTTTCTTTAGAAATAAAAACCACCCTAAATACATGGAATGCGGAGATCAAATACTACGGAACTTTTTAAATGGGCTCATTGTCCACTTACGTGGGCCAATGCCTAAAAAAGATTCCTGA
- the greA gene encoding transcription elongation factor GreA: MSEISYYTEEGLKKLKDELLQLEQEERPRVTQEIAEARDKGDLSENAEYHAAKEEQSLLETKIAKLKNVVANARIIDESQLDASKALIHSHVKIKNTANGTEFTYTLVADSESDIRNHKLSVNSPIGKGLLGKQEGDIAEIQVPKGIMKFEIIEVFR, from the coding sequence ATGAGTGAAATTTCGTATTACACAGAAGAAGGGCTAAAAAAGTTAAAAGACGAGCTTTTACAATTAGAACAAGAAGAAAGGCCAAGAGTGACACAAGAAATTGCCGAGGCAAGAGATAAAGGTGATTTAAGCGAAAATGCCGAATACCACGCAGCAAAAGAAGAGCAGTCTTTATTGGAAACGAAGATTGCCAAACTAAAAAATGTAGTGGCAAATGCCAGAATCATAGACGAATCTCAATTAGACGCTTCAAAAGCCTTAATTCATTCCCATGTGAAAATAAAAAATACTGCTAACGGAACAGAATTTACCTATACGCTGGTTGCAGATTCCGAATCGGATATCAGAAATCATAAACTTTCGGTAAACTCTCCCATAGGAAAAGGGTTGTTGGGAAAACAGGAAGGAGATATTGCAGAAATTCAGGTCCCCAAGGGCATTATGAAATTTGAAATTATAGAAGTTTTCAGGTAA
- a CDS encoding HIT domain-containing protein — protein sequence MSIFTRIIQGKIPGYKVAENEEYFAFLDIRPNAKGHTLVVPKKEADKIFDLDMNTYTGLMQFSYRVAKAIEKTVSCKRVGMSVVGLEVPHTHVHLIPINQMADMQFVKKETFSHEEFTALANAISENFV from the coding sequence ATGAGCATTTTTACTCGGATCATACAAGGAAAAATTCCCGGTTATAAAGTAGCTGAAAATGAGGAGTACTTTGCTTTTTTGGATATTCGTCCAAATGCAAAAGGGCATACCCTGGTAGTACCCAAAAAAGAAGCGGATAAGATTTTTGATCTGGATATGAACACATACACCGGATTGATGCAGTTTTCATATCGTGTGGCAAAAGCCATAGAAAAAACCGTCTCCTGTAAGAGAGTTGGGATGAGTGTTGTAGGTCTGGAAGTGCCACATACGCATGTACATCTGATTCCCATTAATCAAATGGCAGATATGCAATTTGTAAAAAAAGAGACCTTCAGTCATGAAGAGTTTACTGCACTGGCAAATGCCATTTCAGAAAACTTTGTATAG